Genomic segment of Bacteroidales bacterium:
ATAAATACCTTTGCATCTCGAAAATCGAAACAGATATATTAAGTAGAAAAAAGAAGAATGTACCTAACAACGGAGAAAAAGAAGGAAATCTTCAAGACCTATGGCAAATCCGAAGCTGATACAGGTTCAGCTGAAGGCCAGATTGCAATTTTTACTACCAGGATCAATCACCTGACCCAGCACTTGCTGACCAACAAAAAGGACTACAGCACACAAAGGGCCTTGCTCAAACTCGTTGGTAAGAGGAGGAAATTGCTCGATTATCTCAAGGAAAAGGATATTGTGAGATATCGTGCTATTATCAAAGCCCTGAAAATCAGAAAATAATAATATTAGAACGAAAAAAGGCAATTCCAGGATTGCCTTTTTTTGTATTCATTGCATTTAATCAGATATTATGTCGAAACCGAAAGCAATTCAAGAGACTATCGACCTAGGTGATGGTCGGTCAATCAGTATAGAAACCGGCGTGCTGGCGAAGCAGGCCGACGGAGCCGTCATGGTTCGCATGGGCGATACCATGATGCTGGCCACCGTGGTCAGTGCCAAAGAAGCCAGGGAAGATGTGGATTTTATGCCACTCTCCGTCGATTATAAAGAGAAATATGCTGCCCTGGGAAAATTTCCCGGCGGATTCCTCAGACGAGAAGCAAGGCCTTCCGACTATGAAATCCTCATATGTAGGCTGGTGGACAGAGCACTCCGCCCTCTTTTCCCGGACGATTATCATGCCGAGACCTTTGTCAATGTGACCCTGATGTCAGCTGAGGCGGACACGCCTCCCGATGCCCTGGCCGGACTGGCGGCTTCTGCCGCACTGGCAGTATCGGACATTCCTTTCCATGGCCCCATTGCCGAAGTCAGGGTGGCCCGGGTAAATGGCCAGATGGTCGTAAACCCCACTTTTACACAGCTGGAAGATGCAGATATCGAGATTATCGTTGGCGCTACCTATGATAACATCCTGATGGTAGAGGGAGAAATGAAGGAGGTCAGTGAGGCCGAGATGCTTGAGGCCATCAAATTTGCACACGATGCCATCAAACCCATGTGTAAAGCTCAGCTTTCCCTGTCTGAGAAGACCGGGAAAGTGGAAAAAAGAGAATACTGTCACGAAGTCAACGACGAAGAACTAAGCAAACGGGTCTGGAAAGAGACTTATGAATCAGCACTGAAGATTGCCAGGTCGTCCAATGCCGACAAGCACGCCCGCAGTGAGGCCTTTGAAAAGGTCAAAGAGGAGTTCCTGGCAAAGCTTTTTGAAGAGGCAGGAGAAGAGGGCGAAGTGAATGAAATGCTGGTAAGTAAATACTACCACGATGTGGAGAAAGAAGCAGTTCGCCGGGTGATCCTGGATGATGCCGTCCGACTGGATGGAAGAAAGCCGGACGAGATCCGCCCCATCTGGAGTGAAGTGGACTACCTGCCTTCAGCCCATGGTTCAGCAGTATTCACCAGGGGAGAGACCCAGTCCATCACCACCGTTACCCTGGGAACCAAGATGGATGCCAAGTTGATAGATGATGTAATGAAGAAAGGCAATGACAAATTCCTGCTTCACTATAATTTCCCGGCCTTCTCCACCGGCGATGCACGCCCTAACAGGGGAACAAGCCGCAGGGAAGTCGGACACGGAAACCTGGCACACCGGGCGCTGAAAGGAATACTTCCTACGGCGGATGAAATGCCTTACACACTCCGGATTGTTTCCGATATTCTTGAATCGAACGGATCCTCATCCATGGCCACTGTCTGTGCCGGCACCCTGGCCCTGATGGATGCAGGAGTGCAGATTAAGAAACCAGTGTCCGGGATTGCCATGGGACTGATCACCGATAAAGATTCAGATAAATTTGCGGTTCTTTCCGATATACTTGGCGACGAGGACCACCTGGGCGACATGGACTTCAAAGTAACCGGTACACGCGACGGGATCACCGCCACACAAATGGATATCAAGGTGGAAGGCCTTTCATATGAGATCCTCTTCCAGGCGCTGGAACAGGCCAGAAATGGCAGATTGCATATACTTGACGAGATAGCCAAGACCATGCCTGCTCCAAATCCGGATTACAAACCACACACTCCGAGAATTGAGCGGATCGAGATTCCAAAGGATATGATCGGCGCTGTAATCGGACCAGGCGGCAAGGTGATTCAGGAGATCCAGGCAGAAACCAACAGTACGATTACCATCGAAGAGATCGGCAATGTGGGTCTGATTGATGTATTTGCTGTTGATAAGGCATCGATTGACGCAGCCATGAACTGGATCAAAGGAATCGTTGCTGTACCGGAGCCGGGAGAGATATATAAAGGGAAAGTGAAAACCATCACCCCATATGGGGCCTTTGTGGAAATCATGCCCGGGAAAGACGGACTGCTTCATATCTCCGAAATTGAGCACAGAAGGCTTGAAAAAGTAGAAGAGGTACTCAAAGAAGGTGATGTTATTGAAGTGAAACTTCTGGCAGTGGATGAAAAAAATGGAAAATTGAAACTTTCCAGGAAAGCACTTCTCCCAAAGCCGGAAAGTAAGAATTGAGCATAGCTCTCTTTTAATTAACCACAGATGAGGCTGTCTTAAAAGGGGCAGCCTCTTCTGTTTTTCTAAGGAATTCTTATGGCTATAGTTTATAATAGCGTTTTATTTTGTATCTTTAAAATAAAAAGAGATGGATAAAACCGAGATCAAAACTGCACTATTATCCTTATCAGTTGAAGAACGGGCATCCTTGTTGGCAGAGATAGAAAATGAGCCCAGCTTGCATTCCCCGGTCTTAGATAAGCGTCGGAACCATTTAAATAACAAGATAGGGTGTTGCCCTCACTG
This window contains:
- the pnp gene encoding polyribonucleotide nucleotidyltransferase, with amino-acid sequence MSKPKAIQETIDLGDGRSISIETGVLAKQADGAVMVRMGDTMMLATVVSAKEAREDVDFMPLSVDYKEKYAALGKFPGGFLRREARPSDYEILICRLVDRALRPLFPDDYHAETFVNVTLMSAEADTPPDALAGLAASAALAVSDIPFHGPIAEVRVARVNGQMVVNPTFTQLEDADIEIIVGATYDNILMVEGEMKEVSEAEMLEAIKFAHDAIKPMCKAQLSLSEKTGKVEKREYCHEVNDEELSKRVWKETYESALKIARSSNADKHARSEAFEKVKEEFLAKLFEEAGEEGEVNEMLVSKYYHDVEKEAVRRVILDDAVRLDGRKPDEIRPIWSEVDYLPSAHGSAVFTRGETQSITTVTLGTKMDAKLIDDVMKKGNDKFLLHYNFPAFSTGDARPNRGTSRREVGHGNLAHRALKGILPTADEMPYTLRIVSDILESNGSSSMATVCAGTLALMDAGVQIKKPVSGIAMGLITDKDSDKFAVLSDILGDEDHLGDMDFKVTGTRDGITATQMDIKVEGLSYEILFQALEQARNGRLHILDEIAKTMPAPNPDYKPHTPRIERIEIPKDMIGAVIGPGGKVIQEIQAETNSTITIEEIGNVGLIDVFAVDKASIDAAMNWIKGIVAVPEPGEIYKGKVKTITPYGAFVEIMPGKDGLLHISEIEHRRLEKVEEVLKEGDVIEVKLLAVDEKNGKLKLSRKALLPKPESKN
- the rpsO gene encoding 30S ribosomal protein S15, producing the protein MYLTTEKKKEIFKTYGKSEADTGSAEGQIAIFTTRINHLTQHLLTNKKDYSTQRALLKLVGKRRKLLDYLKEKDIVRYRAIIKALKIRK
- a CDS encoding IS1595 family transposase, which codes for MDKTEIKTALLSLSVEERASLLAEIENEPSLHSPVLDKRRNHLNNKIGCCPHCDSKKYRKHGIDKGSQRYFCNNCKRTFTEYTGTWL